The Spinacia oleracea cultivar Varoflay chromosome 2, BTI_SOV_V1, whole genome shotgun sequence DNA segment CATCGTCTCTGATAGAGACCGTATATTCCTTAGTCTGTTCTGGAAAGAGTTGTTCAAAATCCATGGGACAGAGCTGAGGAGGAGCACCTCTTATCATCCCTAGACGGATGGACAATCAGAGAATGTGAACAAGGGTTTAGAGACTTACCTAAGGTGTTTTGCGGGGGAGCAGCCTAGAAGGTGGGCACATTGGCTAGCTTGGGCTGAATACTCATACAACACATCCCCTCACATGTCCACCACCATGACGCCGTTCAAGATAGTGTATGGGAGAGAACCTCCAAAGCTGTTGCGCATTGGTGAGGGGCAAACACCAGTTGATAGTGTGGAAGAATTGCTACAAGAGCGAGACTTTGTGCTAGATGAACTCAAATTGCACATCTTGAGGGCTCAACAGATAATGAAGCATAACTCAGATAGTAAGAGACGTGAAGTGAGCTTTAATGTGGGTAATCAAGTATTCCTCAAATTAcaaccatacaaccatacagACAACGCTCTTTGGCTCAAAGGCCTTATGAAAAGCTGGCGGCTCGTTTCTATGGGCCATACATGATATTACAGAAAGTGGGTCAGGTGGCCTACAAACTACAACTGCCTGCTTCCTGCAAAATCCACCCCGTGTTCCACGTTTCCCAGTTACGCAGAGCAGTGGGAGAGCAAGTGGTGCAGCCCACCATCCATGCACAAGTCACACCAGAACTGGAAATGGCAGCTGAACCTGAGGAAGTGTTGGCAATACGCGGCAGGGCAGACGCCACAAGGGAAGTGCTGATTAAGTGGAAGGGTCTCCCACCCTTTGAGGCCACGTGGGAAGAGGCTGACTTGATCTCTATTCGCTTTCCTGACttccaccttgaggacaaggtgTGTCTTTTGGGGGGGAGTAATGTAATGGACAGTAATGTAATGGACCGTACCTCCAAGCCAGCTATACACTTGGTCTACAACAGAAGACACAAGAAAGGACAAGAAGCATTAGCAACAGCACTGCAAGgaaccaacaacaacaatatgGAGCAGCAGGGGCAAAGGCCGTTAGCAGCATGAGGACAAACAAGCTAATTAATGTAGTGTACTTGCCTAAATGCTTTGAGCATATAAGTAGAATGAAAGGAGGAGAGAAGGTATTGTGTATTGTGTAGTGAAAAGAGATTTGTAACCTAAAGTTACTAACTTGGAGATTAGTAGCCTCAAGCTACTGTTTTGTATTCACTTCACTCTTTTGTGGAACTTAAGAAATCAAAGCTTCCTTCTTCCTATTTTCTGGCGTGATTGTGTCTGTAATTTCAGGTGCAGGGAGCAAGAGCATTGCATCATCGTCCGTCCATCTCCGCTGCCAATGCTAGCCATTCCGCCGTCGACGCGGCCCCATACCCAGCAGCTGCTGCTGCACctcctttctctcttttttgcatctttttctctctcttcttcatcttcaactcTTAGATCTTGTATTTTTATGGGTTTTTATTTGCAATTGGTGTTGTTTTTATGGTAGGAGGTGTGATTTTCAAGTGCTTGAAGTAGTTTTGGAGTTGGGTGGGGTTGTTTTCGGTGGTGGGTTGGTGGTTTAGTGATATTTTCGGTGATGGGAATGGTGGTTCCATGGTGGTAGGTGGGTGTTTGATGGAGGTTGGGTGGTTTTGAGGGAGTTGGAGTAGGTTTCCGGTGGTGGTTGGGTGTCCCGGAGGTGTCTGAGTGGTTTCAAGAGTGGTTGCGTGGTTTTGAGAGAGTTGGAGTAGGTTTCcagtggtggtggaggtggctGGTTGATGTTGGAAACTTTAACAGCATCGTCGGCGGTTGTAGTGGTGTTAGCCGGCTGGTGGTGCGGTGTATTGAGATATGAAGGGTGGTCAAAGTGGTAGTTAAGGTTAGTTAGGTGAAATGGACTTTGGGGGTAAGGATGATTCCTTGGGGGTTATATTGGGAATGAAGGTCGAGGGAAGTTGGGGAATCAtaggggtaaagggaatgattgATTTGGTTTAATAAACAATCACAAAGGGAATTAAGGTAGTTGATTGCCTTTTCATGTGATACATCCCCCAAACCACACGTCCCCTAAGTGTTAGTAATAGAATAAATAAAGATGAAAAAGATTTGATCGAGAAGAAGTGAAATTATGGAACTTGGATTATAGATTGTAATATTAAATTATCAATGCAATTAAAATTCCAACTAAGCAATGCCGATTTCTTCAAAACTAACATTTTGAAAGCTAAAATGAACTCCAATAATTTTCTGATATATCTCTCTCTCCCTACTCTCTATTATGGCTTTTATGATTTCTTTTCCCTCTCCTCTAATCTGCCGTCCTCCTCAAGCTAAACCTAACGGACTAATAGCGCAATACCAATATGTTCATTTTTTGTAGCACATACATGATACATGTGAGGGAAAAATAAATTCTGAAGTATAAATGTGTAATATTGTGTTCTGTCAGTTGGTAGAACAAAGGATGACCGTATTTTCTTTACCGTTATACTTTAATAGTGATCTGTAATATTACGGAGCATTAATCAGTGAAAGAACACTGTGAAAGTGCTACCCGTTGAAGAAAAATTGAGGATACCGTGGCGACCACGGTAATGGTCGTATTGTCGCGGAATGCTGGAAACGTTTTGTAACAGCTGGTCCAGCTGGATGGAACGGATCATTGCTAACACGGTTTCAAACATTAATGAGTGCACCGAGTTGCAATATTCATCAGACAAAGTTCATCTAAACTCGGTGTACAATTGTAAGACGTGCAACGATGTCAATGTGTCATACATAAAACACATGCTAAAAAGTATCGACATATAACAAACTCTTTGTTATGTATGATAAGGTACATTTTCAATCACATTATTGGAAATTGGCAGTTGACCTGGCTGAGTTTTATGGATTCATTGTTGAAGACTTTAACTGAGACTTGACTCTTACAGTTTATTTAACCATGGGCCTCCTGTGTAAGCTGGCGGAACTTGGGAAGAAAGAGAAAACATTTTGGCTGGGTCTCGTATGTATTGTGTTAGATGATAGTTGATAATGACACCAGCCGTGTCTTGTTTTATGTGTTAAAATAGTTTTTATCTGGTTCCGGAAAATGCACCTCAGATTTCCTTGCACAGTTCTTGACCTTGTGGCCGCTAGGGGTTCTTTTCATAACACAAACTTACATTCATTCGCATGTGGGCACACACATGAAGGTCTTAAATTTGTAAGATTTGTGAAGCTGTCTTTTCAGAACACAAACTTACATTTGCATGTGGGCACACACACATTAAGGTCTTAAATTTGTAAGATTTGTGAAGCTATCTCAGTTATTTTCTGTCACATCTTTCATTTGCTATGCAGTATGCATGATTGAAAGGTGAAACTGAAAATTCACCAAGGCTTCATCCCTCTCTGCTGCCTGCTTATATTTGTTGTGGAGTATTGGTGACTGATTATTATTCAAAATACTGCAGAATGATTTCAATTTTGAGCAAAGGGATTGGTTTAGTGTTAAGCCCAGCGAATTGCCAGACGGTTCTCGACTGGTGAGAATCTCATGTCTGAGGGTCAGGGGTTTGAATtaatttcctttaatttctgCATTATTCATTGAAATTGTGCCTTTTATTCTTATGATATTGGTTAGATCATGGGGCTGAATCCTCCATTTGGATACAAGGCAGCACTGGCTAACAGATTTATCAATAAGGCTCTTCAATTTAATCCAAAGCTTCTCATTTTTATTGTTCCACCAGAAACTAAAAGGTACCTTGACAAGATTTCTCGTCCACTGACACTGACTCCCTCTATATTTTTCCCTATATAAAAAAAtggtttgttgttgttgttgttgtaggcTTGATTCCAGAAAAGGCACTCGGTATGAATTAATATGGGAGGATCCATATTTACTCGCTGGTGAGGTATGTGCATGGTTTCTAACCTGAATTCTTTCTTAGTTCCTAGTTTGGAGATGGATAATGTATCTGATTGGGGTTTGGTCTCAGGCATTCTACCTTCCTGGATCATGTGATGCTAATGAAAAGCATCTATCACAATGGAACAACGTTACTCCTCCCCTTTATCTCTGGAGTCACCCTGGGTGGACACGAAAGCACAGAGAAATAGCCTACAATTGCGGACAGTCTCAGCTTTTTAATCAACCACAATGCTCTCAACCGCCGCCTGCTTGGAACTATTTACTACAAGAACAGCAAGATTGTTACGGTGATTTCTCCAATGTGATTGATATGTATGGTGGTCTTCCGCGCATGCTCGATGATGTTCCTGAACATAGTCATAACCCAATGGCGTTTAAGGTTGCAGGACATCTGGAAACCATTTCTCCTGTCGATGAACTGGAGGACATGAGTATCTCCCCCACTGATTCTCCAACTGGATTTATCTCTTGACTCGTCTACTAGTAAATTACTCCCATCCCTGTAAAAAGTTAGCAAAAATAGCTCATGGTTGTttaataactattaaaaaagTCTGAGGTTTGTCAAGTCTGCTAACGATGCAAACTTATACTACCAAAGTATATCTTCCTGTCTTGTGATGGATAATCATTTTCATAGGGCTACAACTGATGGAGCTCTTCCGAGTTAATTAGTGACTGAAATTTTGTCTGATCATATGGTATTTtcgtaaaaaattattttattacaaAAATGTCATTAGATTGCTCCTCAAGTAGTGACATGGCCTTAAATGTGGCATTTTGCATTGGTTTAAAAACTAATCCCATGATACCATCCATTTAGAATCGGGTACAAGCTTCgggttctttattatttttaattttaactcAGCGTAAAGCCGCCAACACCAATAACAATACTGGTTTTATATTAACAGCTACTTGTGGCAGCAGTTTTCATTTATTAGAACAACTATTGGTGTTAGGGATTTTTACTGaactaaaagtaaaataaataaataaaaagttgtACCGATTTTACGTGGACGGTAACAAGGGAATTAAGTTTTAGAACAACGCAAATTGGGAATAAGTTATGATTTTAGTTATTTATAAGGAAATCGTTGAATAAAACACTTCCTAATTGTTATATTTTAGTTCTTGAAATTTAAAATCTTGAGATGCAATTCCAAAGTATTTGGGTAAAACTAGAATTTCAATTCCAAAATCTTACTTGTACTTTTGATCCAGAAGTTGTAATAAATGGTAGAATAGATTAAAATTCGTACTTTAGATCCATCGAATTGGAAATAGTTGGACAAGAAGTATTATAATCTAAATTTCTTATTTGTGTTCCTGCTGTTGGTGAGAAACGAACATTTACACTTGGGAAAAcctaaaaacaacaacaaaaagggGTGTGATTTAACAAGCCAACAAGGGGCATACATATATATCAGAGCTTGCCCTCTTTAGGGATGTAATTACTAGTTTTTGTTAATTTACAGAATACATAAACTATATTTCTGCAGTAATGTAATGTACTTGATATTACAAGCACAAAAATGCCTCCGGTCACAGTTGCAGTTGCAAATATGCCTTGGGGCATCTACAGTTACACTTTTGGTCTACTGCCCAACTGCATCTTTCAGGGAATTTAGTCTTCTAAATCTCTGATCAAGTTCTTTCATCACAGCCGGTTCCTGCTTTTTCCTCTGCTTTGATATTGTGTTGGTTGTCATAGAACCTATTTTATCAAACGCCACCTGCACCCAAGTACCAACAACTCAGGATCccctcatttatttatttattttaaaaacatatgATTGCTGGAATCTTCATTTCTTAAATCAACATAACCTAAACGACGACAGCTCACTCCGGGAAGATCAAGTTTCTAAGAGTACTCATGTCAGGAAACTGGTATATGTCCCAGACTCCTACTGTCAGAATGATGATTTTGGACCAAAAGGAAGTCAAGTGATTAAGTCTGACTGTTGAATATCCGACTTAGgttgaggtaaaatgaagagtccaAGTAGCATAGTTATCTAAGCTAAAAACTGATATAGCCTTCACCAGAATTAAATTCAGAACGAGCTGAAGCTTACCGTCAATAAATCATCAGGATCAAACATGTGATGAGTAGTTTTCTGCAATATGTTTATTACATCGCCAACATGATGGCTCAGAAGCAACTCGTCTTCTTTCATCTGCAATTCAGAGTTTAACAAAATGTTCCATCACATTGTCATACGGAGTAAAAGGTGGACTTCCTTCCAATTTAAATTTTACAACACAAAGTTACTGATAGGACAAAGGATTAGGAAAGATAGTCACCTTGAATATAGCCAAAGCTACATGGAACAAAACTTTCGCACCCTCGTAGAAAAGGACATCCCATACCCGCATAGTTGTCTGGGGAATGGACTCCAGAAATGTAGCAATTATGAATAAGGGAACAAActttaaaaactgaaaaacaagtACAAGGGAAATATCTTTGATCAAACCTCTGACGGTAAGCTTTTCGAAAAGAGGCACAGGAACCATTCGGTGGCGACAAGGGAGACATCAAATTCCAAGGCTTCCAAATGAGCAGCTATCCTGCAATTTTTGTTCCCAAGGTTGTATAATAAGCAATCAAAACAGTTGATATCAATTTCTTATGGAAATACTCTGTACAATAGTTAGTACCTTGGATACTTTTGAGTGAGTAAATCCTGAAAAACTCTTTGCTCAACATGGCACCCAGATAAGTTATTTGAGTAACAGTCACTGACTAAAACATCTTCCAGTAGGACAGCTAGCATCCAAAAAGCATCTTCTTCTGTCTTCATAACGAGTAATAATAATGCTGCAACATAATTTAAACCCTGAAGCAACAAATTAACTAGGTCAGTGAGTGCAGCAGGAGTTTTCTGTTCTTCTACATATATAATATAGAACAGGAACAAATAACGGTAGTAATTATGGTAACAACAAGGCAAAATGAGAAAAAACGTGAGGTATAATGATGTCAATCCCTTATGTTGCCACAATCAACAGAATGGGAAAATCACCTGACAATAACCAACATAAGAATCACGAAATGAGTACCCAACAAGAACACGTCGGAGAGCTGCATGCCCCTCTGATGTATCCAACCAAGGGTGGCCAGGGAAAGTTCGAGGCAAGTCCTGCAAATATGTtgaaaaattcataaattctgaAGAATTTTTTTCATATTTCCTACAAAATTTTAAATCAATATGCATGTACGTCAGTCACAACAGTAACCTATATTTTCCATTTTCATGTCACTGATAGGCTAACAGATATAAATATGGTCAGTGTGGTTCCAAATATACAAAATTGAAGTGTTATACTCGTTCACTAACTGTTAAGCAACGAATTTGTAATGGTGCATACAGGATGCTGTCAACTCAGGTTTTTGCAAACCATTTGGCTCTGCACTTCAAGATCATTGTTTCTTTTCGAGAGAGTGACCTACATAATGTTTATATCAAATCataaatggaaaatgattttgttGTATTTCCCCACCCATTTACAAACTATTTAATGAAATGTATGCATTTGGAGGATCAAAAGAGTCCTAGGCTAACCATTCCCTTCTCTTTGACTTCTATAGCAGTTGAATTGCTCTGTCAGGACTGCAAGACTACACTATGATAAAGTGATATCAATAAAAATCCACAGAACTCCAAATTTGAGACCTGCAGACACATTACTCAAGCAATAGTGTGATACCATAAGCATGACTATACATAAAATCTCATGATCCACCAAAAATGATAGGAACACCACACCACATTCTGcaaaaataacataaatttGGAATGTCAACTCCTCAATTACATTGGAAAGCAACTACCTCTTGACACAAAAATTATGACCTAGGTACATTATCACACTAAAATTACCAGATGTATAATGCCATCAACCATTACGAAGTACACACATATCGGAAAAGGAACCCTATTGGTCGATGCTTATTTGGACAAAGTGCAAACTCAAAAACCTCAATAAGGCAAATATTATCGATAACCTATTCTCCAATGCAAAGAGTCTCCATCTAGCAACATGTCCACTAATTTGACATTTCTAAGATAAATGTTACAAGAAACTAAAGTTAAATGCACAGAAAAAACATCCCAATCGAACCAAATTCAGAAAATATCAACAACCCAACAAATATAGGAtgcaataaacaaacaaatccaATATAATAAAATTCATGGCTCAATCCTTCAACTGTTAGAAAAATCTGATCAACTGTGCCAAAAGGGACCAATTCAACTCACATGATCAATCTGTTTCGTGGCAGCTGTAGCCTTTCCCTCCGTCGCCTTAATAAGATCATCATAATAACTCTCAGGCACGGTCGATTTCTTCTTAGCAGCACCAGACAATGCAAACCAGATCTTAGGCCTCAAAACTGGGGGGATCCCTTTCCTAATTAACCTCTTCAATGTGATAGCATTAGCTAAAGCTGACAATTTAAGGGATGCTTTAAGGGTTGATGAAACATGAGTATGAAGATACCAATTAGCACCTTTGCTAGCTTCCAATGCCCACCAAACCCTACCTTGTtccctcactttctctctcaccTCATTCAACacattcacatcatcaacattCCCTTCCACTGAAAACCCATAAATATCTTGGAATTTTACTGTCAAATTTGCCCTTCTTGTATGAAGACTTGGCCTGTAATTGATTATTTGAGCCTGGTACTCAAATGACATGTTTCTTTTGCTCTGAGTTGCATacatttttctgggtttttttttcaattgatCGAAGTTTTCAAGAGGGGGTCAAAATTTAGGACCCAGAAGTTTAGATTTGATCGAAAGGGTTCAAATTTTGAGCCAAATTGCTAATTTTCAATGCCCAGAAAAGTAAAAACCCCAAATTCTGTCCAGAAAACTTGAAAATTTACAAAGATGATTCCAGGAAGATCTAATCATACACCCAATTGGGGGGAAGAAATTGAATCTAATGAGATAAAAttgaaggaaaaaaaatcaCTGTACAATCCTTTCTTTTTTATCCAAAATTGCAAATGATTGGATGAAATTTAACAGATTCAACCAAGAACTAATAAAGACAAACAAAATTAACAATGAATATCAACAACAAAAGGAATTTTATTCAAAATAATTCCAACAACAAAGTGgggaattttattttctttagaaATAAACAAGGAAAAAAGTGGGAATTTTTTTCCTTGTCTTTGATTTGAGGAATGCAAAATTTGGAGGTAActggaaaagaagaaaaaaaagggtAATAATATGTAGAATAaagatcaaaaaaaaaaaaaatgtgcgGAGTTTGCGGAGAAATggatttaggagagagaaagagaggtgaGGAGAACACGACGGAGATTCAGCTTGGTGTCTGTGTTGACAGCCACCCTTACTCGAGGTGGCTGGAGGATGGAGCTCACttcttttttgggtttttttttaaaaaaaaataataatttggaGATTTTGGATTTATTTTGAGATTTATTTTGGTAAGGACAAAGTTTTGGAACGTTGAGaaggttgaattttttttggtggggtttgaaaattggaatttgTTTAATGAATGAAAGTATGGTATTTACCTTTGTAATGAGTTTAACTTAATTCAACTctaacaaattaattaactacaacttttttttacaaaaatgtTGGTTCTCAGCGATTTTACATTTTGTGTAGGTTGACAGGTGATTTTTAGCGGTTTCGTAATTTACACAAAAATTATCTCGGGTCACAAGTTAATATGGATtggttataattttatttatttattcaaataacTAAAAATTTAATACAAATCTGGTTGAGAAATATCAGATTAGTGAAtgagaaattgaaaattttattcGGCCTATGACCACTTATTAAACGAATTATCATGGCAAATTGTGCTTGAGTTGAAATTTCTTCGACAGTTCAACCCCATGAGATATATTGAGGAGTGAATAGAGCCTCAACTTACCTCAATGGTCATCTCCTCGTAACTCATGCGAAGTAAGAAAGTTCACAAAGTTAACTAAGAGAAACTATGAAAGTTCAAAGAAATTCATTAGTTACTTCGAATTTTGTGATTTTTGAACTTTAACCTTATATCCCTAAAATATAGCTACGGTTTATCCCTAATACCCTTGAGATGCCATCATGATTTTAAGATAAGACTTGATTAAATATCATTCTTGATACGTTTTGACATGATATTGTTTAAATGTCTAATTTTAGAGGTTAACTCCGGTGTTTTTTATTCACAAGTTGATTCAACGCTGAATTTTCAAACATAACaacattttttaaaaagtttttCTATTAAAATATATAGACATGAGAGAAAGTAAAATGTTAGTCGCGCGTTGAATAGAAACTTAGAAAATTATGCTATGCTTTTGGTAAGTTGTTGGGTTATTTTTAATCGTTGGATGATCAAGGAAACATGATGTTCATCCAAAAGGTCTTACACATACCAGTCAGGGTAACTTTtatcttggtaacttttaatatgttttgactacctttttatattttaaaacaatttattaaaaagaaacattttatcactaaaaaaataataacttttacACTTATCGAGGTAACTTTTCCGAAttttaaaataactttatatccgctttataatatttattgtacacaggCATTAGTGATGTTCATCCGATATAGTCTAATTTGAGAATCAATATTACTCCTCAGTCCTCACGAGTACTTTTTAATAAACCCTGCGAAATATTAGGTTAAAAAAAATCATTGGCAAACCGCCACCCGGTAAAAAAATTCTAATTACAAACCTTACGCATTTGTTTATTATGGGCAAAGTAAGGAAAAATAGATTCAACCAAAGCATACAGCAACATCAATAAAAAACTTCATCCATGCTCTATCtatttttgaagcaaaaatgaTTAATACTCTGATCGATCTAGAAATATTAAAACATGTGTATGAACAATGTTGAGATCCATATAATTTCTTGACCTAGTCGTTAAAACCGAAGGTATATGTACGATAAATCATATGTTTGAATCTCCCTCATTACtttataatttgttttttttatacggaataattTGTATTTTCTAATTGCCCATTcattcaaaaaataatattgagacATATTTTAAGCAAGACCACGTACAAGTTGGTGGCAAAGTTAGACCACTTCTTTCCTCTTACGTCGTTGGTATCTTGTTATTTCAAGGAATTGGTCCAaaatttttcaaaataaaataactcataAACATAAAGAATTAAGAAAAAAGCTAAAAAGAACGAGAGTTACCCCAAGTATTGTAATACAGTATCATAGTATCTGGCTTAAAATAACATTTATGGGTCAATTTttagaataaattaataaattactgactttttctaaattaataATCGGTTAGCGGTTCATGTAGAGGTGAAAAATAGGTATATGGTTATATCACTATAAAATAATCACTTTATAAAGATGAGAAAATTTATCTCTATTTAGTCCAATTTCTTATCAAAATGACGATTAAAAACGGATTTGAGATGGAAATAGGGCGTCCTATAGAAGTCGTCTCAAATATTTTGAGACGGAATTTTGGCAAATCCATTACAATTTTGAGACGGAATTTTAGCGAatccattacaaatttgagacggaaCATCTGAACTCCATATAAAATTTCATCTCAATTATTTCTTAGAGACAATTTTTGTATTCAATCCACCCCAAATTTGAGATGCTAGCTTATGgtatccgtctcaaaatccGTCTTTAATAATGCATAATTTTGCAGTGCAAGTTATATTGTGGTAGGAGAATTCGGTTTTATGTATGGGTAACACCCAATCCATTTTGCATGGTTAGGTCTGTAGACACTAAAAATTTATAGTGTATtacaattaaactaaattaattaatttggaccGATATCATAATGTTAATCCATCTTAACTATTTAATTCACTCAAACTAAATACCCGAATCAACCAAATACAATTTGGGTCATAGACATTTGGGCTAGTTCGTATTGTTAGCCTAAAATAAACAAATCAAGCAGACCAGGTTAAAGACCCTCAAGTCACAAAATGGGCCCGAGCCCAAACCTATCAAGTCCAGTAGGGGAGTCGATCCATCTCCTATAAATATTACTCTTCTACTTCAGTAGCGGGGATCAGAAATTCACCATTCTCAAGAGCAATGTTAATTACAGGTGATAAAGACACAAATATAATCATGCATATGTATATGTCAGGGAGGTTAAATCCCTATATGTATGGGGAACATAAatgtataagaatttgtgtaaccGTATATGTTTTAATTCTTTATAGTTTAGAAACGTTATTACAATTTACATGCAAATACTCATATTTTACAGTAATCTTGTAACTAGTATGTGTCCGTACTATTGCACGGGAtttctataaaattagaaaGTTAATATTAGATTATATGGAAACTACTATACTGGTTGAGAAGAATAATAATATAACTTTTGAGTAGTTATAAAATTTAGAAATCAATTTATATACGTTTATGCTACTGATAATTGACATTTTAAATGATGCTAGATAATTAAAACGTTATTAGAGActtaaaaagaaaaatgttCACATTTACTTAGCTTGGTATTTCGTTTCAATTTTGTTTTAGCCTATTTACCTAGCTTGAATACGCTTATTGGAATGATTATATTAATTGCTTCTGCATGATTACATG contains these protein-coding regions:
- the LOC110800268 gene encoding uncharacterized protein, which encodes MYATQSKRNMSFEYQAQIINYRPSLHTRRANLTVKFQDIYGFSVEGNVDDVNVLNEVREKVREQGRVWWALEASKGANWYLHTHVSSTLKASLKLSALANAITLKRLIRKGIPPVLRPKIWFALSGAAKKKSTVPESYYDDLIKATEGKATAATKQIDHDLPRTFPGHPWLDTSEGHAALRRVLVGYSFRDSYVGYCQGLNYVAALLLLVMKTEEDAFWMLAVLLEDVLVSDCYSNNLSGCHVEQRVFQDLLTQKYPRIAAHLEALEFDVSLVATEWFLCLFSKSLPSETTMRVWDVLFYEGAKVLFHVALAIFKMKEDELLLSHHVGDVINILQKTTHHMFDPDDLLTVAFDKIGSMTTNTISKQRKKQEPAVMKELDQRFRRLNSLKDAVGQ